ACATGCAACCCTACTTATTTACAACATTTCATCCCATGCATCTTAGAAAACTGCACATGTGAAACAAAATAGTCCGAAAGATGAATGAACACATCATATTTCTTCCAATCACATAGTGTAGTATTTCTATTCATGGACTGCAAAAATACAACAGGGGGAAAGAATAATCAGAGAGCTTGTCGAGCATAATTGGAGGAAAGAAGTTGTATCAAGCTAGAGAACAGCTCAAGTGGTGTATGTATAGAAAACTGAAAAGCAACTCCACAATGAATGAACAACATTTTGCTGAACCTTATATTTTGGTGGTACTTCGCTTGTACAATACATTAAGCATTTTTGCTAGAAGTTGTAAGCATATTGTAATGAACTCAGAAGCAATTTAAAACATATGAGCAGGCAAAAATAATCAAAACCCACCCAACCTAATTCCTAGACTTTCATATGCTAGTAATCTAAACCAACAAGATACAATAGGCAATTTTTTAGAACCTCTTAAGCAAAGTTCTAAATAATTATGAGCAAATTAGAACATAGATGAAAGCATATTCAAAAGACCAGAAGGCATGCATTATCTGCATCATCGGTTTGTGTGAGCCTAGTCTAAGACCAAGAACAAAATAGGTAGTAAATCAGTAGAAGAAGAGATGGCAGATCATTAGAATAAAAattgataactcagaacataaaAGGCATAATTTGATAATCTTAAAAATGCTTGTAATTCCTATTTTGTGTACCTAATTTATGATTCATTTTCAGTGTTGTAGTCCTTACATTTTACTAAAAACGAGATCCATTTGTCTATAGTTTGAAGTCATATTTCCATGCAGATATAAACTGCCTATATTAGACTGAGAAAAATACACAACCAACTTAAAATGTGTATTAGTTTTGCCAAATCTGAGTACCTCTCTGACACAAAAAAATCAAGTATTCAAACTCAAAAGAGCATAGATTACTTGGTTGCATCATTGGTTTGTGTGAGCGTGCTCTAAAACCAAGCGCTAAGCATGAACTAAATCAGTAGGAAGAAATGCCAGATTATAAGACCACAAAAATTGCAACCTAAGAACACGAAGTGTATAATTTGGCAATCTTGAAAAGCTTACATTTCCTAAATGGTGTATCACGTTTTAATACATACAAACAAAGTAAGATCTATTTATCTATATTTTGAAGTCATATTTCAGTGCAGATATAAATTATCTATATCATATTGAAAAAACAGACATAAACAAACTCAACTAAAATTCTTATGAGTTCTACTAAAACTGCATTCctctttgacaaaaaaaaatagtcACATGTTATTGTCTTATTCCTGTCCATATTATTATTGCAGATCAGTAGTTAGAGGATACAGTAGAAAAGTGAAAGAAGACACATTAATAGAATGAACGCGAAacgaaaatgaagaaaaaaaatacagaaCAAGTGAAATTTAATACCTATCCAATATACAACTAAGTACTGCTAGCACATGTCACACTCTACAAATGAACTATGCAAAGTTTAACAGAAAAACCACAATGACAGATTAAGGAAGCATAGATACAGGGTCTCAAAAATCACCACTGTTTAGCAAAAATTAGAACACACATAAAGGCAAACTACGGCATAACAAAGGCAAATTAGAAAACATATACGAGAGTGGAAACAAGATCCATGCACTAACCAAGGTTTGTACACACAAAAATCCACTGTATTTTCCCATGGTTGGACGACGTGGGCAGAAACTCAATACATGATCCGCACAGCTTTAATCCCACTCTCCTCCTCTCCTGCTGGATAGCTGCAATATAGTTAGAATAAAAATGATTTGATTACTTGTAGTACAGCCGAAAAAAACAGTGATGCATAAAGAGATAATTGCCTAAGGACTTGCATTATTCTACCTTGTTACGAACACATTATTGCTTGGATGAAATCAGAAAAATTGCCTAGATAAATCAGAACATTTTGTTCCGCATCAATTACTCGCATTCACATAGCAATCCAACGAGCATCATGGTCCTTTCGTGAAAAAAATTGATCGAATGATTGGGGACCTGGATCCCGTCGAACGTCGTGGTGGACGGTTCgcggccatggcctccctggtGCCATCCCCGAGCGCAGGGTCCTCAGGAGGGAGCATGGCCGCGAGCGTGCCGAGCGCAAGCGCCACCTGCTCCGTCGGGATCTGCAGCGCCCACACGCCCACGCCCCGGCACCATCCCCGAGTGCGGGGGTCCTTGGGAGGGAGCATGGCCGCGAGGGTGCCGAGTACGAGCGCCACCTGCTCCACCAGGATCAGCAGTGCCCACGCCGCGGTGCCATCCCTGAGCGCGGGATCCTCGGGATGGAGCGTGCCGAGTGCGAGCTCCACCTGCTCCGCCGGGATTTGcagcgcgcccgcgcccgccggggGCCGTGACGGCGAGCTTCTCTCCGAGCAGGGTGAGGGTCTACACCAGCATGCCCTCAGGGAAGAGGACCTTAGAGATCGGTATGAGGTTGTGCTCGAACGCCTCCCGCCATGGGCGGAGCAGCACCGCGGGGGCGCTGacaggatgcggcggcggcgtcgctggGGCAAGGGACGGAAGCGCGTCCGTCGGCAGGATCAGGGAGGAGTCTCTCACAAGAGGGGGATGGGGAGGCGTGGGTGGGTTGGGGTTGGGCGGAGGTCAACGGACGCCACGATTCAACCCAATTAAAAATAATGCTAGGCGGACTGTAGATGTAACCGGCCATTCCGATCAACAAAAATACGGCAGGTTGTAAGAAAGTCATTACCAAACCTTATTATACAAACCAAACGAGAAAAATTTACAAAACAGCGCCGATTTCTACTAaactaggggggggggggggcaaaagcTCAAAAAATAAAGCTGTTATTAGTGCTGAGAACCCTCTCCTCAATCGCTGTAGCACTTGCCGTGGCTgctccccttcccctccttcctcagcttcttggcccgccgccgccggcgctcggcGTCCTCGGCCTGCCGCACGGCGCGCTCCAGCGCGTCCACGCGCTCCGCCAGCGCGCCGATCACCGCGCACTGCTGCGCGCTCCGCTcgcacagcgccgccaccatctccaTCACCTTCCGCGTGTCCAGGCTGCCGTCGCCGGCTGCCGTTCCCGCGGTCCGGATCTCTGCTCCCGCAGCCGGTTCCTGGGGCCGCGCCGCTTCGGAGCGcgatgccggcgccgccgcgggctccggTTCCTCCGTCATCTCCCACTCGCCCGCCGCGCCCGAACCTTCCGGCTTGTCGCCGTCAACAAGGTTCCCGGCGTCCTGCGCCTGTTCCGTCTCCGCCGCCTctccccgctcgccgccggctctGTCCCCGTCCACCTCCATCTCGGCAGCCGCCTTCGCTTCGACCTCGCCGCTGCGCTCCACCACGTCCGGAAGCTCCGAAGTCACCGCGCTCCCGCCGGGCGTCTCGGCCGCCACCCTGGActcgtcctcctccgctgcGGCAACCGGCGCCGCCTTGGGTTcgagggcgtcgacggcgtcctgCAGCGCGAGCACCCGCTTGGTGACCCTCCTCCGGTActcccgcgcgccgcgcacCGCGTCGAGTCGGAGCAGCATCCTCATCAGCGCCTCCCCGGCGGCAACCCGCGCCCTCGCGTCCCCGCgcagcacctccgcctcgcgggCGATCTTTCCCccagcctcctccgcctcccgctCCACCTCGCGCACCGCCCGCACCGACCGCCTCGCCAGGAACCCGCGCGCCGCTGCCTGCACCCTCaccgcggcctcctccgccgatGGCGCCCGCTTcctcggcgccgtcgccgccggcacgcGCTCGGGCTCCGGGTCGGACCCGACGAAGCGGACGGGGACGGAGATCGGCCTCGACAACTCGACCCTGGGCCGCGGAGCCACGCTCACCGGCTCCGGCGCGGCGTCCGCGAAgaacccgccggcgccgcgggacGGGGCAggcggctgctgctggtacgggTAGGGGTAGTGGTACGGGGCGGCGTAGTAGTAGTCGTAGGGGTCGTAGGCGAAGAACCGGCGTGACGCCATTgctgcttcggcggcggcggcggcctccttgaGCTTTTCTTGGAACTGGGATTGCTTCTCCGAGCTGCTGCTCTTAGAGTTGCTGTGTGGTGAGGAGGGGTGTTGTCGCGAAGCGTATATATGGAGGACGATGGAGAAAGTTCGAGAAGGCGACGGCGTTGTCTTGGGAGGAATGTTCGGGAGCTTCGAATTGCTTGGTGGACGGGACCGGGGTGATCGTTGTGGGGGTTCGTGAAGCTTCTGGAAGGGCGGGGAAGAAAGAGGGGGGAGAAGGGGTCAACGCTGATGTGTGGGCCCAGGTTTGTTTTTGTCGTCACAGGTGACCTGTTGACCGCAGAGGCTGCGGGGTTCCGTAATCGGGCCTACATGGCAGTGTTACGAGGTATTGCGGAGTAATTAAGCCCATCCGACCCCGTAAACCCTGTAAAAAAACattacatcgaatatttcgacacatgtataaagtactaaatggagtctatttataaaactttttgcatgg
The genomic region above belongs to Panicum virgatum strain AP13 chromosome 8N, P.virgatum_v5, whole genome shotgun sequence and contains:
- the LOC120684561 gene encoding cilia- and flagella-associated protein 91-like, producing the protein MASRRFFAYDPYDYYYAAPYHYPYPYQQQPPAPSRGAGGFFADAAPEPVSVAPRPRVELSRPISVPVRFVGSDPEPERVPAATAPRKRAPSAEEAAVRVQAAARGFLARRSVRAVREVEREAEEAGGKIAREAEVLRGDARARVAAGEALMRMLLRLDAVRGAREYRRRVTKRVLALQDAVDALEPKAAPVAAAEEDESRVAAETPGGSAVTSELPDVVERSGEVEAKAAAEMEVDGDRAGGERGEAAETEQAQDAGNLVDGDKPEGSGAAGEWEMTEEPEPAAAPASRSEAARPQEPAAGAEIRTAGTAAGDGSLDTRKVMEMVAALCERSAQQCAVIGALAERVDALERAVRQAEDAERRRRRAKKLRKEGKGSSHGKCYSD